The Triticum dicoccoides isolate Atlit2015 ecotype Zavitan chromosome 6A, WEW_v2.0, whole genome shotgun sequence genome has a window encoding:
- the LOC119317444 gene encoding protein TRANSPARENT TESTA GLABRA 1-like, whose amino-acid sequence MDQPKPTPSAAASPAGADAAPNPYAFTCELPQSIYALAFSPSAPVLAAGSFLEDLHNRVSLLCFDSVHPTAASFRAVPSLSFDHPYPPTKLQFNPRAASTPLLASSSDALRLWHAPLDDLSASXXXXXXELRSVLDNRKASASEFCAPLTSFDWNEIEPRRIGTASIDTTCTVWDIERGVVETQLIAHDKAVHDIAWGEAGVFASVSADGSVRVFDLRDKEHSTIVYESPRPDTPLLRLAWNRYDLRYMAALLMDSNAVVVLDIRAPGVPVAELHRHGGCVNAVAWAPQAARHLCSAGDDGQALIWELPEAPAAVPPEGIDPVLVYDAGAEINQLQWVAGHPDWMGISIENKVQLLRV is encoded by the exons ATGGACCAGCCCAAGCCGACGCCGTCGGCGGCCGCCTCGCCGGCGGGGGCGGACGCGGCGCCCAACCCCTACGCCTTCACGTGCGAGCTCCCCCAGTCGATCTACGCGCTGGCCTTCTCCCCCTCCGCGCCcgtcctcgccgccggcagctTCCTCGAGGACCTCCACAACCgcgtctccctcctctgcttcgACTCCGTCCACCCCACCGCCGCCTCCTTCCGCGCCGTGCCCTCCCTCTCCTTCGACCACCCCTACCCGCCCACCAAGCTCCAGTTCAACCCGCGCGCCGCCTCCACGCCCCTcctcgcctcctcctccgacgCCCTCCGCCTCTGGCACGCCCCCCTCGACGACCTCTCCGCCTC NNNNNNNNNNNNNNNNNNNGAGCTCCGCTCCGTCCTCGACAACCGCAAGGCCTCCGCCTCCGAATTCTGCGCGCCCCTCACCTCCTTCGACTGGAACGAGATCGAGCCCCGCCGCATCGGCACCGCCTCCATCGACACCACCTGCACCGTCTGGGACATCGAGCGCGGCGTCGTCGAGACGCAGCTCATCGCGCACGACAAGGCCGTGCACGACATCGCATGGGGGGAGGCCGGCGTCTTCGCCTCCGTCTCCGCCGATGGCTCCGTCCGCGTCTTTGATCTCCGGGACAAGGAGCACTCCACCATCGTCTACGAGAGCCCCCGCCCGGACACGCCGCTCCTCAGGCTTGCCTGGAACCGCTATGACCTGCGATACATGGCCGCCCTGCTCATGGACAGCAACGCCGTCGTTGTGCTCGACATACGCGCACCCGGGGTGCCTGTGGCCGAGCTACATCGGCATGGGGGATGCGTCAACGCTGTTGCGTGGGCACCGCAGGCTGCAAGACACCTCTGCTCCGCAGGGGACGACGGGCAGGCGCTCATCTGGGAGCTGCCTGAGGCACCGGCAGCAGTGCCTCCCGAAGGGATTGATCCAGTTCTTGTTTATGATGCGGGTGCCGAGATAAACCAGCTGCAGTGGGTGGCCGGACACCCGGACTGGATGGGCATTTCCATTGAGAACAAGGTCCAGCTTCTCCGGGTCTGA
- the LOC119317443 gene encoding putative RING-H2 finger protein ATL50: protein MGFPLVCYCVAIPKPVIAFCKLVAAVRDALLLLLSLVGLCRSPRRSVHDAPLPEEVKERLPAVEFSLLARPAQQQQGCHDGDAAAAATCIVCLERLRAADEVRRLGNCAHAFHRGCIDGWIDLGRTTCPLCRSHLLPRPRRDGPLASLLTRVW from the coding sequence ATGGGGTTCCCCCTGGTGTGCTACTGCGTCGCCATCCCCAAGCCGGTCATCGCCTTCTgcaagctcgtcgccgccgtccgggACGCCCTCCTCCTGCTGCTCTCCCTCGTCGGCCTCTGCCGCTCCCCGCGCCGCTCCGTCCACGACGCCCCGCTGCCCGAGGAGGTCAAGGAGCGCCTCCCGGCCGTCGAGTTCTCCTTGCTGGCGCGTCCGGCGCAACAGCAGCAGGGGTGCCACGACGGGGacgccgcggcggcggcgacgtgcATCGTGTGCCTGGAGCGGCTGCGGGCGGCGGACGAGGTGCGGCGGCTGGGCAACTGCGCGCACGCCTTCCACCGCGGCTGCATCGACGGGTGGATCGACCTCGGCCGGACCACCTGCCCGCTgtgccgctcccacctactgccccGCCCGCGGAGGGACGGCCCGCTCGCCAGCCTCCTCACGCGCGTTTGGTGA